The following proteins are encoded in a genomic region of Variovorax paradoxus:
- the rplR gene encoding 50S ribosomal protein L18, with the protein MLTKKAQRLRRSRQTRIRIATQGVARLTVNRTNLHIYATVISDDGTKVIATASTAEAEVRSALGGSGKGGNAAAATAIGKRIAEKAKAAGVEKVAFDRAGFAYHGRVKALAEAAREAGLQF; encoded by the coding sequence ATGTTGACCAAAAAAGCACAGCGTCTTCGCCGCTCGCGCCAGACCCGCATTCGCATCGCGACGCAGGGCGTGGCCCGTCTGACGGTGAACCGCACCAATCTGCACATCTATGCCACCGTCATCTCCGACGACGGCACCAAGGTGATTGCCACCGCATCGACGGCCGAAGCCGAAGTGCGCTCGGCTCTCGGCGGCTCGGGCAAGGGTGGCAATGCCGCCGCTGCAACGGCCATCGGCAAGCGCATCGCTGAAAAGGCGAAGGCTGCCGGCGTCGAGAAGGTCGCCTTCGACCGCGCAGGTTTTGCGTACCACGGCCGCGTCAAGGCGCTGGCCGAGGCGGCTCGCGAAGCCGGTCTGCAGTTCTAA
- the rpsE gene encoding 30S ribosomal protein S5: protein MAKIQARTQNEGPEDGLREKMIAINRVTKVVKGGRILGFAALTVVGDGEGRVGMGKGKSKEVPAAVQKAMEEARRNLAKISIKNGTLHHRVTGHWGAASVVMIPAPKGTGIIAGGPMRAVFEVMGITDIVAKSHGSSNPYNMVRATLDGLKNSTTASEVAAKRGLTVEEIFA, encoded by the coding sequence ATGGCAAAGATTCAAGCAAGAACGCAGAACGAAGGCCCTGAAGACGGTTTGCGCGAGAAGATGATCGCGATCAACCGCGTCACCAAGGTGGTGAAGGGTGGTCGTATCCTCGGTTTCGCAGCACTCACGGTCGTGGGCGACGGCGAAGGCCGCGTCGGCATGGGCAAGGGCAAGTCGAAGGAAGTGCCTGCTGCCGTGCAAAAGGCGATGGAAGAAGCCCGCCGCAACCTGGCCAAGATCTCGATCAAGAACGGCACGCTGCATCACCGCGTGACGGGCCATTGGGGCGCTGCCTCGGTGGTCATGATCCCGGCCCCGAAGGGTACCGGCATCATCGCCGGCGGCCCGATGCGCGCCGTGTTCGAAGTCATGGGCATCACCGACATCGTGGCCAAGAGCCATGGTTCGTCGAACCCCTACAACATGGTTCGCGCCACGCTCGACGGGTTGAAGAACTCGACGACCGCGTCCGAAGTGGCTGCCAAGCGCGGCCTGACCGTCGAAGAAATCTTCGCCTGA
- the rpmD gene encoding 50S ribosomal protein L30, which yields MTTQQQTLKVQLVKSPIGTKESHRATVRGLGLRKLNSVSELQDTPAVRGMINKISYLVKVL from the coding sequence ATGACGACGCAACAACAAACCCTCAAGGTGCAATTGGTCAAGAGCCCGATTGGCACCAAGGAATCGCATCGCGCGACCGTGCGTGGCCTCGGCCTGCGCAAGCTCAATAGCGTGAGCGAGCTGCAAGACACCCCGGCGGTGCGCGGCATGATCAACAAGATCAGTTATCTGGTCAAAGTTCTGTAA
- the rplO gene encoding 50S ribosomal protein L15, translating into MELNGIKPAAGAKHAKRRVGRGIGSGIGKTAGRGHKGQKSRAGGFHKVGFEGGQMPLQRRLPKRGFKSHLLKFNAEVTLTALEQLGLAEVDVLALKQAGLVGQLAKVVKIIKTGELTKAVKLTGVGATAGAKAAIEAAGGSIA; encoded by the coding sequence ATGGAACTCAATGGCATCAAGCCGGCAGCCGGCGCCAAGCACGCCAAGCGCCGTGTCGGCCGCGGTATCGGCTCCGGTATCGGCAAGACCGCAGGTCGCGGTCACAAGGGCCAGAAGTCGCGCGCAGGCGGTTTCCACAAGGTCGGCTTCGAAGGCGGTCAAATGCCGCTGCAGCGTCGCCTGCCGAAGCGTGGCTTCAAGTCGCACCTGCTGAAGTTCAACGCCGAAGTCACGCTGACTGCCCTCGAGCAGCTCGGCCTGGCCGAAGTAGATGTTCTGGCGCTCAAGCAAGCCGGCCTCGTGGGCCAGCTCGCCAAGGTCGTCAAGATCATCAAGACCGGTGAACTCACCAAGGCCGTCAAGCTGACGGGCGTGGGCGCAACCGCTGGTGCCAAGGCCGCTATCGAAGCAGCCGGCGGCAGCATCGCCTGA
- the secY gene encoding preprotein translocase subunit SecY — MATNAATIAKTGKFGDLRRRLVFLLLALVVYRIGAHIPVPGINPDQLAALFQGQQGGILSLFNMFSGGALSRFTVFALGIMPYISASIIMQLMTYVIPTFEQLKKEGEAGRRKITQYTRYGALGLALFQSFSIAVALESSAGLVIAPGFGFRLTAMVSLTAGSMFLMWLGEQITERGLGNGISILIFAGIAAGLPNAIGGLASLVTTGAMNPIIALFIIAVVVLVTYFVVFVERGQRKILVNYARRQVGNKVYGGQSSHLPLKLNMAGVIPPIFASSIILLPATVVGWFSTGEGGFRWIKDIAGALRPGEPIYVLLYAAAIVFFCFFYTALVFNSKETADNLKKSGAFIPGIRPGDQTARYIDKILVRLTLAGAVYITFVCLLPEFLILKYNVPFYFGGTSLLIIVVVTMDFMAQVQNYMMSQQYESLLKKANFKTS, encoded by the coding sequence GTGGCAACTAACGCGGCAACGATCGCAAAAACGGGCAAGTTCGGCGACCTCCGTCGTCGGCTGGTCTTTTTGCTGCTCGCGCTCGTGGTCTATCGGATCGGCGCGCACATTCCTGTGCCGGGCATCAACCCGGACCAGCTGGCGGCGTTGTTCCAGGGCCAGCAGGGCGGCATTCTGAGCCTGTTCAACATGTTCTCGGGCGGGGCGCTGTCGCGCTTCACCGTGTTCGCGTTGGGGATCATGCCGTACATCTCGGCGTCGATCATCATGCAGTTGATGACCTACGTGATTCCGACCTTCGAGCAATTGAAGAAGGAAGGCGAGGCTGGCCGCCGCAAGATCACGCAGTACACGCGCTATGGCGCGCTCGGCCTGGCACTGTTCCAGTCGTTCAGCATCGCGGTGGCCCTCGAATCGTCGGCCGGCCTGGTGATCGCCCCCGGTTTCGGCTTCCGCCTGACCGCGATGGTGAGCCTGACGGCGGGTTCGATGTTCCTGATGTGGCTCGGCGAGCAGATCACCGAACGCGGCCTGGGCAACGGCATCTCGATCCTGATCTTTGCAGGTATCGCCGCCGGTCTGCCCAACGCCATCGGCGGCCTGGCTTCGCTGGTGACGACCGGTGCGATGAACCCGATCATTGCGCTCTTCATCATCGCGGTCGTGGTGCTGGTCACCTACTTCGTGGTGTTCGTCGAACGCGGTCAGCGCAAGATCCTCGTGAACTATGCGCGGCGCCAGGTCGGCAACAAGGTCTATGGCGGCCAGTCGTCGCACCTGCCCTTGAAGCTGAACATGGCCGGTGTGATTCCGCCGATCTTCGCTTCGTCGATCATCCTGCTGCCGGCAACGGTGGTCGGCTGGTTCAGCACCGGTGAAGGCGGTTTCCGCTGGATCAAGGACATTGCCGGCGCGCTGCGTCCGGGCGAGCCGATCTATGTGCTGCTGTACGCTGCCGCGATCGTTTTCTTCTGCTTCTTCTACACGGCACTCGTGTTCAACAGCAAGGAAACGGCCGACAACCTGAAGAAGAGTGGTGCATTCATTCCGGGCATTCGTCCGGGTGACCAGACCGCTCGCTATATCGACAAGATTCTGGTTCGCCTGACGTTGGCCGGCGCGGTGTACATCACCTTCGTCTGCCTGCTGCCCGAGTTCCTGATCCTGAAGTACAACGTACCGTTCTACTTCGGTGGTACCTCCCTGCTGATCATCGTGGTCGTCACGATGGACTTCATGGCCCAGGTGCAAAACTACATGATGTCCCAGCAGTACGAATCGCTGCTGAAGAAGGCTAACTTCAAGACATCGTAG
- the rpmJ gene encoding 50S ribosomal protein L36 has protein sequence MRVSASVKTICRNCKVIRRKGVVRVICTDPRHKQRQG, from the coding sequence ATGAGAGTTTCGGCTTCGGTCAAAACCATCTGCCGTAATTGCAAGGTCATCCGCCGTAAAGGTGTGGTGCGTGTGATTTGCACCGACCCGCGCCACAAGCAGCGCCAGGGTTGA
- the rpsM gene encoding 30S ribosomal protein S13, translating to MARIAGINIPPHKHAEIGLTAIFGIGRTRARQICEASGIEYSKKIKDLTDADLEKIRDQIALFTIEGDLRRETTMNIKRLMDIGCYRGFRHRRGLPMRGQRTRTNARTRKGPRKAAQSLKK from the coding sequence ATGGCACGTATTGCTGGCATCAACATTCCGCCGCACAAGCACGCTGAAATCGGCCTGACCGCCATCTTCGGCATCGGTCGCACCCGCGCCCGTCAAATCTGCGAAGCGAGCGGCATCGAATATTCGAAGAAGATCAAGGACCTGACTGACGCCGATCTCGAAAAGATCCGCGACCAGATCGCCTTGTTCACCATCGAAGGCGATCTGCGTCGCGAGACGACGATGAACATCAAGCGTTTGATGGACATCGGCTGCTATCGCGGCTTCCGTCACCGTCGCGGCCTGCCGATGCGCGGCCAGCGCACGCGCACCAATGCCCGCACCCGCAAGGGTCCGCGCAAGGCTGCGCAGTCCCTGAAGAAATAA
- the rpsK gene encoding 30S ribosomal protein S11, with amino-acid sequence MAKAPANNAAQRVRKKVRKNVADGIAHVHASFNNTIITITDRQGNALSWASSGGQGFKGSRKSTPFAAQVASEVAGRAAVEQGIKNLDVEIKGPGPGRESSVRALAALGIRINSIADVTPVPHNGCRPQKRRRI; translated from the coding sequence ATGGCTAAAGCACCTGCAAACAACGCCGCACAGCGCGTTCGCAAGAAGGTTCGCAAGAACGTTGCGGACGGTATCGCCCACGTGCATGCCTCGTTCAACAACACCATCATCACGATCACCGATCGCCAGGGCAACGCCCTGTCGTGGGCTTCGTCGGGTGGCCAGGGCTTCAAGGGCTCGCGCAAGTCGACCCCGTTCGCTGCGCAGGTCGCTTCCGAAGTGGCCGGCCGTGCTGCTGTCGAACAAGGCATCAAGAACCTCGACGTCGAGATCAAGGGCCCCGGCCCCGGTCGCGAATCGTCGGTGCGCGCACTGGCTGCGCTCGGCATCCGGATCAATTCCATTGCCGACGTGACGCCCGTTCCGCACAACGGCTGCCGTCCCCAGAAGCGTCGCCGCATCTGA
- the rpsD gene encoding 30S ribosomal protein S4, producing the protein MARYLGPKAKLSRREGTDLFLKSARRSIQDKAKFDSKPGQHGRTSGQRTSDYGLQLREKQKVKRMYGVLEKQFRRYFEEADRRRGNTGANLLFILESRLDNVVYRMGFGSTRAEARQLVSHKAITVNGQSVNIPSYLVKTGDVIAVRDKSKKQTRIAEALQLAQQVGIPAWVEVNADKAEGTFKKVPDRDEFAADINESLIVELYSR; encoded by the coding sequence GTGGCACGCTACCTCGGCCCCAAGGCCAAACTTTCCCGCCGCGAAGGCACCGACCTGTTCCTGAAGAGCGCCCGCCGCTCGATCCAGGACAAGGCCAAGTTCGACTCCAAGCCCGGCCAGCACGGCCGCACTTCGGGTCAGCGTACGTCCGACTACGGCCTGCAACTGCGTGAAAAGCAGAAGGTCAAGCGCATGTACGGCGTGCTCGAGAAGCAATTCCGCCGCTACTTCGAGGAAGCCGATCGTCGCCGTGGCAACACCGGCGCCAACCTGCTGTTCATCCTCGAATCGCGCCTGGACAACGTCGTTTACCGCATGGGGTTCGGCTCGACGCGCGCCGAAGCTCGCCAGCTCGTGTCGCACAAGGCGATCACGGTGAATGGCCAGTCGGTCAACATCCCGTCGTACCTGGTGAAGACCGGCGACGTGATCGCCGTGCGCGACAAGTCGAAGAAGCAGACCCGCATTGCCGAAGCGCTCCAGCTCGCCCAACAAGTCGGTATCCCGGCCTGGGTCGAAGTGAACGCCGACAAGGCCGAAGGTACCTTCAAGAAGGTGCCCGATCGCGACGAATTCGCAGCCGACATCAACGAATCGCTGATCGTCGAACTGTACTCGCGCTAA
- a CDS encoding DNA-directed RNA polymerase subunit alpha produces MQTTLLKPKTIQVEQLAPNKAKVTLEPFERGYGHTLGNALRRVLLSSMVGYSATEVTIAGVLHEYSSIDGVQEDVVNILLNLKGVVFKLHNRDEVTLSLRKDGEGPVLASDIQTPHDVEIINPDHVIAHLSQGGKLDMQIKVEKGRGYVPGTMRRYADEPTKSIGRIVLDASFSPVKRVSYTVESARVEQRTDLDKLLVEIETNGAITAEDAVRASAKILVEQLAVFAQLEGGELAAFDAPAPRSAQQFDPILLRPVDELELTVRSANCLKAENIYYIGDLIQRTENELLKTPNLGRKSLNEIKEVLASRGLTLGMKLESWPPAGLDKR; encoded by the coding sequence ATGCAAACCACCCTGCTGAAACCCAAGACCATTCAGGTCGAGCAACTTGCGCCCAACAAGGCCAAGGTCACGCTCGAGCCTTTCGAGCGCGGCTACGGCCACACGCTCGGCAACGCGCTGCGCCGCGTTCTGCTGTCGTCGATGGTCGGTTATTCGGCCACTGAAGTCACGATCGCCGGCGTTCTGCACGAGTACTCGTCGATCGACGGCGTGCAGGAAGATGTCGTCAACATCCTGCTGAATCTCAAGGGCGTGGTGTTCAAGCTCCACAACCGCGACGAAGTCACGCTGAGCCTGCGCAAGGACGGCGAAGGCCCGGTCCTGGCGTCGGACATCCAGACCCCGCACGACGTCGAGATCATCAACCCCGACCACGTGATCGCGCACCTGTCGCAAGGCGGCAAGCTCGACATGCAGATCAAGGTTGAAAAGGGTCGCGGCTACGTGCCCGGCACGATGCGCCGTTACGCCGACGAGCCGACCAAGTCGATTGGCCGCATCGTTCTTGATGCATCGTTCTCGCCCGTCAAGCGCGTGAGCTACACGGTCGAAAGCGCCCGTGTCGAACAGCGTACCGACCTGGACAAGCTGCTGGTCGAAATCGAAACCAACGGCGCGATCACGGCTGAAGACGCAGTGCGCGCTTCGGCTAAAATCCTGGTCGAACAGCTCGCAGTGTTTGCGCAGCTCGAAGGCGGCGAACTGGCTGCATTCGATGCACCGGCACCGCGCAGTGCTCAGCAATTCGATCCGATCCTGCTGCGCCCTGTCGACGAGCTCGAACTGACGGTGCGTTCGGCCAACTGCCTGAAGGCCGAAAACATCTACTACATCGGTGACCTGATCCAGCGCACCGAGAACGAGTTGCTCAAGACCCCGAACCTGGGTCGCAAGTCGCTCAACGAAATCAAGGAAGTGCTTGCCTCGCGCGGCCTGACCTTGGGTATGAAGCTCGAAAGCTGGCCACCGGCCGGTCTCGACAAGCGTTGA
- the rplQ gene encoding 50S ribosomal protein L17, with protein sequence MRHGHGLRKLNRTSSHRLAMLQNMMNSLIEHEVIKTTVPKAKELRRVIEPMITLAKKPTLANKRLAFDRLRSRDSVVKLFADLGPRFAARPGGYTRILKMGFRVGDNAPMALVELVDRPEIKEADADQGAAE encoded by the coding sequence ATGCGTCACGGACACGGACTCCGCAAACTCAACCGCACCAGCTCGCACCGCCTTGCGATGCTGCAGAACATGATGAATTCGCTCATCGAGCACGAAGTCATCAAGACCACGGTCCCCAAGGCCAAGGAACTGCGCCGCGTCATCGAACCGATGATCACGCTTGCCAAGAAGCCCACGCTGGCCAACAAGCGCCTGGCCTTCGACCGCCTGCGCAGCCGCGACAGCGTCGTCAAGCTCTTCGCCGATCTGGGCCCGCGCTTCGCAGCGCGTCCGGGCGGCTACACCCGCATCCTGAAGATGGGTTTCCGCGTTGGCGACAATGCACCCATGGCCTTGGTCGAACTGGTCGACCGTCCCGAAATTAAAGAAGCAGATGCCGACCAAGGCGCTGCTGAATAA
- a CDS encoding RidA family protein, whose product MMNKLLQPAGWLPPKGYANGVAARGTMVFVGGQIGWNAQQQFESDDFIDQCGLALRNIAEVLREAGAGPEHMVRMTWYVTDRDEYSRRLAELGPVYRDAMGRNFPAMTCVQVAALVEHRAKVEIEVTAVIPD is encoded by the coding sequence ATGATGAACAAACTCTTGCAGCCAGCAGGCTGGCTACCTCCCAAAGGCTACGCGAACGGCGTGGCCGCGCGCGGCACCATGGTGTTCGTCGGCGGACAGATCGGCTGGAACGCGCAGCAGCAGTTCGAGTCGGACGATTTCATCGACCAGTGCGGCCTGGCACTGCGCAACATTGCCGAAGTGCTGCGCGAAGCCGGCGCTGGTCCCGAGCACATGGTGCGGATGACCTGGTACGTGACGGACCGCGACGAATACAGCCGCCGGCTGGCCGAGCTCGGGCCCGTGTACCGCGATGCCATGGGGCGCAATTTTCCGGCCATGACCTGCGTGCAGGTGGCGGCGCTGGTCGAGCACCGCGCGAAAGTGGAGATCGAGGTCACGGCGGTCATTCCGGACTGA
- a CDS encoding AMP-binding protein produces MSAQVDRFVHDRLPPAEQLPVFRYDLPELQLPDQLNLVEELLDKAPAKGFGDKPMLRSPGGTLTYSQAAVEVNRIAQVLTEDLGLVPGNRVLLRGGNSVAMALAWLAVVKAGLIAVATMPLLRAKELGDIIEKARPVAALCDGRLLDELVLAQREHPVLATVVAFNKPDAPDSLSARAAGKNGVFAACPTASDDIALLAFTSGTTGKPKAPVTTHRDVLAMCETWPRHVLQARTDDIVIGSPPLAFTFGLGGLLVFPMWAGASVYFADAPFTPEGLVKLINEVGATICYTAPTFYRQMAPFVRQHGAPSLRVCVSAGEALPDATRQLWKEATGIEMLDGIGGTEVFHIYISAAGEQVRRGAVGKAVPGFTAKVVDDQGNEVPRGTVGKLALQGPVGCRYLDDPRQADYVKNGWNYPGDSFVQDDDGYFFYQARADDMIITAGYNVGGPEVEDALLKHPAVAECGVIGKPDADRGMIVKAFCVLKPGHEGDDALVKALQDHVKATIAPFKYPREIEFVAVLPRTETGKLQRFKLRQLDDHTTTS; encoded by the coding sequence GTGTCTGCCCAAGTCGACCGCTTCGTTCACGACCGCCTGCCGCCCGCCGAGCAGTTGCCTGTCTTCCGCTACGACCTTCCGGAACTGCAGCTGCCCGATCAGCTGAACCTGGTCGAAGAGCTTCTGGACAAGGCGCCCGCCAAGGGCTTCGGCGACAAGCCGATGCTGCGCTCTCCCGGCGGCACGCTGACGTATTCGCAGGCGGCCGTCGAGGTCAACCGCATCGCGCAAGTGCTGACCGAAGATCTCGGGCTTGTGCCGGGCAACCGCGTGCTGCTGCGCGGCGGCAACTCGGTGGCCATGGCGTTGGCGTGGCTCGCCGTGGTCAAGGCCGGCTTGATCGCGGTGGCCACCATGCCGCTGCTGCGCGCCAAGGAACTCGGCGACATCATCGAGAAGGCGCGCCCGGTGGCGGCGCTGTGCGATGGCCGGCTGCTCGACGAGCTCGTGCTGGCGCAACGGGAACATCCGGTGCTCGCCACGGTGGTCGCTTTCAACAAGCCCGATGCGCCCGATTCGCTGTCGGCGCGCGCCGCAGGCAAGAACGGTGTGTTCGCCGCGTGCCCCACGGCATCGGACGACATTGCATTGCTCGCATTCACCTCGGGCACCACGGGCAAACCCAAGGCACCGGTCACCACGCACCGCGACGTGCTCGCGATGTGCGAAACCTGGCCGCGCCATGTGCTCCAGGCGCGCACCGACGACATCGTGATCGGCTCGCCGCCGCTGGCCTTCACCTTCGGGCTTGGCGGGCTGCTGGTGTTCCCGATGTGGGCCGGCGCTTCGGTGTACTTTGCCGATGCGCCGTTCACGCCCGAAGGGCTCGTGAAGCTCATCAACGAAGTCGGCGCGACCATCTGCTACACCGCGCCCACCTTCTATCGCCAGATGGCGCCTTTCGTTCGCCAGCACGGCGCTCCGAGCCTGCGCGTCTGCGTGAGCGCCGGCGAGGCGCTGCCCGATGCCACGCGGCAGCTGTGGAAGGAAGCCACCGGCATCGAGATGCTCGACGGCATCGGCGGCACCGAGGTGTTCCATATCTACATTTCCGCCGCGGGCGAGCAGGTGCGCCGCGGCGCCGTCGGCAAGGCGGTGCCCGGCTTCACCGCGAAGGTGGTGGACGACCAAGGCAACGAAGTGCCGCGCGGCACCGTCGGCAAGCTGGCGCTGCAAGGGCCGGTGGGCTGCCGCTATCTCGACGATCCGCGCCAGGCCGACTACGTGAAGAACGGCTGGAACTACCCCGGCGACTCGTTCGTGCAAGACGACGACGGCTACTTCTTCTACCAAGCGCGTGCCGACGACATGATCATCACGGCCGGCTACAACGTGGGCGGGCCCGAGGTGGAAGATGCGCTGCTCAAGCACCCGGCCGTGGCCGAGTGCGGCGTCATCGGTAAGCCTGATGCGGACCGCGGCATGATCGTGAAAGCCTTCTGCGTACTGAAGCCTGGCCACGAAGGCGACGACGCACTCGTCAAGGCGCTGCAGGACCACGTGAAGGCCACCATCGCGCCCTTCAAATACCCGCGGGAGATCGAGTTCGTGGCGGTGCTGCCGCGCACCGAAACCGGCAAGCTCCAGCGATTCAAACTGAGACAACTCGACGATCACACCACCACATCATGA
- a CDS encoding acyl-CoA dehydrogenase family protein produces the protein MMTKIPAPPSTAHLALPFFDEAHRSLAHDLLPWCAAQEIDEHDDRAACREWVRRLGDGGWLRYAVPGSAGGALDRLDSRALVLLRETLGYHSPLADFAFAMQGLGSGAITLAGTPEQQSQYLTAVGKGEKIAAFALSEPDAGSDVAAMAMRAEPTAEGWRLNGAKTWISNGGIADFYCVFAKTDPTGGTRGITAFIVDAKTPGLDTSEHIDVMAPHPLATLRFENCLVPRTAQLGELNGGFKLAMRTLDIFRASVAAAALGMGRRALAEAIAHAKGRRMFGQTLADFQLTQAKLGEMAALIDSAALLTYRAAWMRDDAEQRGAAAVGDVSAAAAMAKMCATENASRVIDMALQMHGGLGVKVGTKIESLYRDIRSLRIYEGATEVQQLIIGKSVLRG, from the coding sequence GTGATGACGAAGATTCCCGCACCGCCATCGACGGCGCATCTCGCGCTGCCGTTCTTCGATGAGGCCCATCGCTCGCTAGCGCACGACCTGCTGCCCTGGTGCGCGGCACAAGAGATCGATGAGCACGACGATCGCGCGGCCTGCCGCGAATGGGTGCGCCGCCTCGGCGACGGCGGCTGGCTGCGCTATGCCGTGCCCGGCAGCGCGGGTGGTGCGCTCGATCGTCTCGATTCGCGCGCGCTCGTGCTGCTGCGCGAAACGCTCGGCTATCACTCGCCGCTGGCCGACTTCGCGTTTGCGATGCAGGGACTGGGCAGCGGCGCGATCACGCTCGCGGGCACGCCCGAGCAGCAGTCGCAATACCTCACGGCGGTCGGCAAGGGCGAGAAGATTGCCGCGTTTGCGCTGAGCGAACCCGATGCGGGCTCCGACGTGGCTGCGATGGCCATGCGGGCCGAACCCACGGCCGAGGGCTGGCGCCTGAACGGCGCGAAGACCTGGATCAGCAACGGCGGCATCGCCGACTTCTATTGCGTGTTCGCGAAGACCGATCCTACGGGCGGTACGCGCGGCATCACGGCGTTCATCGTCGATGCGAAGACACCGGGACTCGACACCTCCGAGCACATCGACGTGATGGCGCCGCACCCGCTGGCCACCCTGCGCTTCGAGAACTGCCTCGTGCCGCGCACCGCGCAACTCGGCGAACTCAACGGCGGCTTCAAGCTCGCGATGCGCACGCTCGACATCTTTCGCGCCTCGGTGGCAGCCGCCGCGCTCGGCATGGGACGCCGCGCACTCGCAGAGGCCATTGCCCATGCGAAGGGCCGGCGCATGTTCGGACAGACGCTCGCCGACTTCCAGCTTACCCAGGCCAAGCTGGGCGAGATGGCCGCATTGATCGACAGCGCGGCATTGCTCACCTACCGCGCCGCATGGATGCGCGACGACGCCGAGCAACGTGGCGCAGCCGCAGTGGGCGATGTGTCCGCTGCCGCGGCCATGGCCAAGATGTGCGCGACGGAGAACGCGAGCCGCGTGATCGACATGGCACTGCAGATGCACGGCGGCCTCGGCGTGAAGGTTGGCACGAAGATTGAAAGCCTCTACCGCGACATCCGCTCGCTGCGCATCTACGAAGGCGCGACGGAGGTCCAACAACTGATCATTGGCAAATCCGTTCTGCGGGGATAA
- a CDS encoding enoyl-CoA hydratase family protein, which produces MKHYIGAGNPMRAQFEAKASYEARHFAWRYEAGVGTVTLNRPERKNPLTFDSYAELRDLFRALNYATDVKAIVVTGEGGNFCSGGDVHEIIGPLTTMRMPELLEFTRMTGDLVKAIRHCPQPIVGAIDGVCAGAGAMIALACDLRYGSPSTRTAFLFTRVGLAGADMGACALLPRVIGQGRASELLFTGRAMTAQEGHAWGFFNALHESDTLLEAATQVARELAEGPSFAHGMTKTMLSQEWSMTIDQAIEAEAQAQAICMQTEDFKRAYEAFAAKRKPVFGGD; this is translated from the coding sequence ATGAAGCACTACATCGGCGCGGGCAATCCCATGCGCGCGCAATTCGAGGCCAAGGCTTCTTACGAGGCCAGGCACTTCGCATGGCGCTACGAGGCCGGTGTCGGCACCGTCACGCTGAACCGCCCCGAGCGCAAGAACCCGCTGACCTTCGACTCGTACGCCGAGCTGCGCGACCTGTTCCGGGCGCTGAACTACGCCACCGATGTGAAGGCCATCGTCGTGACCGGCGAAGGCGGCAACTTCTGCTCGGGCGGCGATGTGCACGAGATCATCGGTCCGCTCACGACCATGCGCATGCCCGAGTTGCTCGAGTTCACGCGCATGACGGGCGACCTGGTGAAGGCCATCCGGCATTGCCCGCAACCGATCGTCGGCGCGATCGACGGCGTGTGCGCCGGCGCGGGCGCGATGATCGCGCTGGCCTGCGACCTGCGCTATGGGTCTCCTTCGACACGCACGGCGTTCCTGTTCACCCGCGTGGGCCTTGCCGGCGCTGACATGGGTGCCTGTGCGCTGCTGCCGCGCGTGATCGGCCAGGGTCGCGCCTCGGAGCTGCTGTTCACCGGCCGCGCGATGACGGCGCAGGAAGGCCACGCCTGGGGCTTCTTCAATGCGCTGCACGAAAGCGATACGCTGCTCGAGGCAGCCACCCAGGTGGCGCGTGAACTGGCCGAAGGCCCGAGCTTCGCGCATGGCATGACCAAGACAATGCTCTCGCAGGAATGGTCGATGACCATCGACCAGGCCATCGAGGCCGAAGCGCAGGCACAGGCGATCTGCATGCAGACCGAAGACTTCAAGCGCGCCTACGAGGCTTTCGCCGCCAAGCGCAAGCCCGTGTTCGGCGGGGACTGA
- a CDS encoding MarR family winged helix-turn-helix transcriptional regulator, with protein MDLEARAHSEHPEALRLWLRLLTCTQLIEKQVRNELRSQFSTTLPRFDLMSQLERSPDGLKMNELSRRMMVTGGNVTGITDQLVTEGLVERINVEGDRRAWRVRLTARGRKLFNEMAQQHEDWIVDAFAGLSAKEIAQLHKLLGKVKQHSHSQMAEAE; from the coding sequence ATGGACCTCGAAGCACGCGCGCACAGCGAACACCCCGAGGCCCTGCGCCTCTGGCTGCGGTTGCTCACCTGCACCCAGCTCATCGAGAAGCAGGTGCGCAACGAACTGCGATCGCAGTTCTCGACCACGCTGCCGCGCTTCGACCTGATGTCGCAGCTCGAACGCTCGCCCGACGGCCTCAAGATGAACGAGCTTTCGCGCCGCATGATGGTGACGGGCGGCAACGTCACCGGCATCACCGACCAGCTCGTGACGGAAGGCCTGGTGGAGCGCATCAACGTGGAAGGCGACCGCCGGGCGTGGCGCGTGCGGCTCACGGCCCGCGGCCGCAAGCTATTCAACGAGATGGCGCAGCAGCACGAAGACTGGATCGTCGACGCTTTCGCGGGCCTCAGTGCCAAGGAGATCGCGCAGCTTCACAAGCTGCTCGGCAAGGTCAAGCAACACTCACACAGCCAGATGGCGGAGGCCGAATGA